The following proteins are co-located in the Pyricularia oryzae 70-15 chromosome 1, whole genome shotgun sequence genome:
- a CDS encoding helicase swr-1 translates to MTETASPVPPRQQSDAVDRERVKTNHNKDHIDELLPSPFISKPLEDIDSVSVPILEAVPSSPSDSSLSDPLSEPPSDEEEIELSILSGRPGTAPEATKNTPECTEEKEDNECSQAGGALHEEDGALEERPTKRRRVRDNTPPPPPSKTRDVKLESPPWKKFEAEGPTSFTDEGKRRSGRINLAPAQLQSADQQPPKRTVNGTQANTPAKNKHASTNGNVSNKQKPQASANANRRPSAAAKPTPPSKPSASKTTGRTSGAHETRTSQRSRRRSPSPPPKLPSRTSARSRRSLAKESVDHAADETARAAPRIKLRVTKQTTIPFVHPAQAKTRPKLGPSFEEYFDHARNIPVEEGGQYATDDTPPMTDEMALEEARVLNRIDQETEPGGLLSVGKCSVYAPEVADEPPRQWAHMDHLVKAVSNFRRLMLQEQQRHRSTARKLAEACRDEWLRRQPKTAEELEREQYDMWRAKYGSVVRAMFGTWENVKAEINRRRIEEWQAEEQRRVKAALQEAVQISEQKLQARQLHPDEDGITDDDSGIDRTSDEEQDDSDVLDDDDMMTGSGIDQEVFEGIEADAADESNMSSSEDEEDAKSTASDEGLTQEQLRKKYAHISGLHTPNNDGDTPLTPGLESKPDDNANVDETSDESVDMDDDMGSSDMDSDDDDDAEESEGDDEEDEDDAPGGLLGLFFGKSELKQLTTEAEQDNGVSGDADVEMAEEVPSAEIKSPPKANGYVDPTTTAILHSKTDDTTEHLDTSEQNNNDATNLKHPQQQPSAQSRLRSDGPENTEAAPTAVDSIDIANTDTLTPGSQPLTHSAVSTLQKEGAKDQLVPPDISPLTAYQDDLDDFSPEASIAYDSVDPPVATVADQDVSMVDLFAPEDVSPVTPSLTSHQPPTTEQTLADPAEQLPILDSVAPEASHVVEMEIDDATTKQDDMASLPLTADGLPTEAEATATKAGSPETDLPTNLPSRESSRTPHTSDTKPSEIDTATSVEASGNQEISRSVSPLPGAAKTEIPFLLRGTLREYQHFGLDWLAGLYANNTNGILADEMGLGKTIQTISLLAHLACHHEVWGPHLVVVPTSVMLNWEMEFKKWCPGFKILTYYGNQEERKRKRQGWSNDDVWNVCITSYQMVLQDQQVFRRRRWHYMILDEAHNIKNFKSQRWQTLLGFNTQARLLITGTPLQNNLTELWSLLFFLMPSENGVGGFADLKEFHDWFSKPESQILESGREQMDDEARAIISKLHKVLRPYLLRRLKADVEKQMPAKYEHVELCRLSKRQRELYDGFLSRSDTRETLSGGNYLSIINCLMQLRKVCNHPDLFIDRPIMTSFRMQSSVPSHFASTEKLIRGKLFAQRPFDSVNLEFMNLVPAAHERFSDTFASSVAQYNAHRALNELREAQKVRAHNAFLPLDPSTVESNIIYLESASRWGRFEELQHCIYLNALRRQQQPIYGTRLVELLTIGVQERPFKPKPKIPKKIIEWFESDSHLLHNAVQTLDRRAESMEMLITKFACVTPAVVTRDLTPFMLGEKGVSAFEEADLKLSAPVKRLPFIPSERPHDPWHEARMRLSIQFPDKRLLQYDCGKLQALDRLLRKLQAGGHRALIFTQMTKVLDILEQFLNIHGHKYLRLDGATKVEQRQILTDRFNHDPRILCFILSTRSGGLGINLTGADTVIFYDQDWNPAMDKQCQDRCHRIGQTRDVHIYRLVSEHTIEANILRKASQKQMLDDVVIQEGEFTTDYFNKISVRDVLPESESGAGANSLLGEGDAAANAAMDRVLGGVESTDTRTAGRALEQAEDKEDVTAAHAAEREIQQDDADFSEKPQNATTSSTRQGTPADALFGDMNADQAAAEGQIEPTEPVEVEHNAWGDKIKTVDDYMLAWMAKQLEGTPLDLPKDKKKSKKKGKDTRKR, encoded by the coding sequence ATGACGGAGACCGCGTCTCCCGTCCCACCTCGCCAACAGTCGGATGCAGTTGATCGTGAACGGGTGAAGACCAACCACAACAAAGACCACATCGATGAACTGCTACCATCTCCCTTTATTTCCAAACCCCTCGAAGACATCGATTCTGTGTCTGTCCCGATTTTAGAAGCTGTCCCGTCGTCTCCTAGTGATAGTTCGCTCTCGGATCCGTTATCAGAACCTCCCTCGGACGAAGAAGAGATAGAGCTCTCCATCTTGTCCGGACGTCCTGGGACGGCCCCCGAAGCGACGAAAAACACACCAGAATGCaccgaagaaaaagaagataaTGAGTGTAGCCAGGCCGGAGGTGCCTTGCATGAGGAAGATGGCGCGTTGGAGGAGCGCCCCACCAAACGGCGGAGGGTACGGGACAATACgcctccgccgccaccaagcAAGACACGCGACGTCAAGCTAGAATCGCCGCCATGGAAAAAATTCGAAGCCGAAGGCCCGACTTCTTTCACGGACGAAGGCAAGCGGAGGTCAGGTCGAATCAACCTCGCTCCCGCACAGCTCCAGAGCGCAGACCAACAACCCCCAAAGCGCACCGTCAACGGCACCCAAGCAAACACGCCCGCCAAGAACAAGCATGCATCGACCAACGGAAATGTTTCGAACAAACAGAAGCCGCAGGCTTCTGCAAATGCGAACCGCCGCCCCAGCGCCGCAGCAAAGCCAACTCCTCCCTCAAAACCTTCCGCCTCCAAAACGACCGGTCGTACGTCCGGCGCACACGAAACCAGAACCTCCCAACGCAGTCGCCGACGATCGCCATCTCCTCCACCTAAACTTCCATCTCGCACTTCAGCTAGGAGTCGGCGGTCACTAGCGAAGGAAAGCGTTGACCATGCTGCTGACGAgaccgcgcgcgcggcgccccGGATAAAGCTACGAGTAACGAAGCAAACAACGATACCTTTTGTACATCCAGCGCAAGCAAAGACTCGTCCCAAGCTGGGTCCATCCTTCGAAGAGTATTTCGATCATGCTAGAAACATTCCAGTCGAAGAGGGTGGACAGTATGCGACCGACGACACGCCCCCGATGACCGACGAGATGGCACTTGAAGAGGCGAGAGTTTTGAACAGGATAGATCAAGAGACGGAACCTGGAGGTCTTTTGTCTGTTGGGAAGTGCTCAGTTTATGCACCGGAAGTAGCTGATGAACCTCCACGCCAATGGGCTCACATGGACCACCTAGTCAAGGCCGTGTCCAACTTCAGGAGGTTGATGCTGCAGGAGCAACAAAGACATCGGTCGACAGCTAGGAAGCTCGCCGAGGCTTGTCGCGACGAATGGCTGAGGAGGCAACCCAAGACAGCAGAAGAGCTGGAGCGAGAACAATATGACATGTGGAGGGCAAAGTACGGTTCCGTCGTCCGGGCGATGTTTGGAACCTGGGAGAACGTCAAGGCAGAGATTAATCGGAGAAGGATCGAAGAATGGCAGGCTGAAGAACAGCGTCGCGTCAAAGCTGCACTCCAAGAAGCTGTCCAAATATCGGAGCAGAAACTCCAAGCTAGACAACTACACCCTGACGAAGATGGAATTACCGACGACGACAGCGGCATCGATCGGACCTCGGACGAGGAGCAGGATGACTCGGACGtgctcgacgacgacgacatgaTGACGGGCTCCGGCATTGATCAAGAAGTGTTTGAGGGCATCGAGGCTGATGCTGCTGACGAAAGTAACATGTCATCTTCTGAAGACGAGGAGGACGCCAAATCGACAGCTTCCGACGAAGGTCTCACCCAGGAGCAGTTGCGAAAGAAGTACGCGCACATATCGGGATTACATACACCAAACAACGATGGAGATACCCCTCTTACTCCAGGATTGGAGTCCAAGCCAGACGATAACGCAAACGTGGATGAAACGAGCGACGAGTCTGTCGACATGGATGATGATATGGGCTCATCGGACATGGAtagtgacgatgacgatgacgctgAGGAATCTGAGGGCGACGAtgaagaagatgaagatgatgcGCCTGGTGGTCTTCTTGGACTCTTCTTTGGCAAATCCGAGCTGAAGCAGCTCACAACTGAAGCTGAGCAGGACAACGGTGTCAGTGGTGATGCGGACGTTGAGATGGCCGAGGAAGTTCCATCAGCAGAGATCAAGTCGCCACCCAAGGCCAACGGCTATGTGGATCCAACCACAACAGCCATTCTTCATAGTAAAACTGATGATACTACCGAACATCTTGACACCTCAGAGCAAAATAACAATGACGCCACCAACTTGAAGCACCCTCAACAGCAACCGTCGGCCCAGAGCCGACTACGGTCGGATGGGCCAGAGAACACAGAGGCTGCACCAACTGCAGTGGATTCGATTGACATTGCCAATACCGATACGCTGACACCTGGTTCACAGCCTCTCACCCACTCTGCTGTTTCCACCTTGCAGAAGGAAGGCGCCAAAGACCAGCTCGTGCCTCCAGACATCTCTCCTCTTACAGCTTATCAAGACGATCTCGATGACTTCTCGCCAGAAGCATCGATTGCATATGATTCTGTTGATCCTCCTGTCGCGACAGTCGCCGACCAAGATGTGTCTATGGTCGATTTGTTTGCGCCAGAAGATGTTTCACCAGTAACGCCGTCTCTCACCAGTCATCAACCCCCGACTACAGAACAGACCTTGGCAGATCCAGCGGAACAGCTACCGATACTTGATTCTGTCGCACCTGAAGCTTCACATGTCGTCGAGATGGAAATCGATGATGCAACCACCAAACAAGATGATATGGCATCATTACCCTTGACTGCTGATGGACTACCTACAGAGGCCGAAGCAACAGCCACCAAAGCTGGAAGCCCAGAGACTGATTTGCCTACGAATCTTCCCAGTCGTGAATCCAGTCGAACGCCCCACACTTCGGACACGAAGCCATCCGAGATTGACACCGCCACATCGGTTGAGGCGTCCGGTAATCAGGAGATTAGTCGCTCTGTCTCGCCTCTACCTGGTGCAGCCAAGACAGAAATACCATTCCTTTTACGAGGAACGTTGCGTGAGTATCAGCACTTTGGGTTGGATTGGCTCGCTGGTCTGTATGCCAACAACACGAACGGCATTCTAGCCGACGAAATGGGTTTGGGAAAAACAATCCAGACCATTTCGCTATTGGCACACCTCGCTTGTCATCACGAGGTTTGGGGACCTCATCTGGTGGTCGTCCCCACCAGTGTAATGCTTAACTGGGAGATGGAGTTCAAGAAGTGGTGTCCTGGGTTCAAAATCCTGACGTACTACGGAAACCAGGAAGAGCGAAAGAGGAAGAGACAAGGTTGGAGTAACGATGATGTGTGGAACGTCTGCATCACATCTTACCAAATGGTTTTGCAGGACCAACAAGTTTtcaggcggcggcgctggcacTACATGATCCTTGATGAGGCGCACAACATCAAGAACTTCAAGTCCCAACGCTGGCAGACGCTCTTGGGCTTCAACACGCAAGCACGACTCCTGATCACCGGTACTCCACTGCAAAACAACTTGACCGAGTTGTGGTCtttacttttctttcttatGCCCTCTGAAAATGGCGTGGGCGGATTCGCGGATCTAAAAGAGTTCCACGACTGGTTCAGCAAGCCAGAATCTCAAATTTTGGAGAGTGGCAGAGAACAGATGGATGACGAGGCCCGAGCAATCATTTCCAAGCTGCACAAGGTGCTACGACCTTATCTCCTCCGGCGTCTCAAGGCAGACGTGGAGAAGCAAATGCCAGCCAAGTACGAACATGTCGAGCTGTGCCGCCTTTCCAAGCGTCAGCGTGAACTATACGATGGCTTCCTTAGCAGGTCTGACACAAGGGAAACGCTTTCTGGCGGCAACTACCTGTCCATCATCAACTGTCTGATGCAGCTCCGAAAGGTCTGCAATCATCCTGATCTTTTTATCGATCGACCAATCATGACCTCATTCCGGATGCAAAGCTCAGTTCCCTCCCATTTCGCATCGACAGAAAAGCTCATTCGGGGCAAGTTGTTCGCCCAACGACCATTTGACTCGGTCAACTTGGAGTTCATGAATCTGGTACCGGCAGCGCACGAGAGGTTCTCCGACACCTTTGCCTCGAGCGTTGCACAGTACAACGCTCACCGCGCGCTGAACGAGCTCAGGGAAGCCCAGAAGGTCAGAGCGCACAACGCTTTCTTGCCACTGGACCCCAGCACTGTGGAGTCCAACATCATCTACCTGGAGAGTGCATCTCGCTGGGGACGCTTTGAAGAGTTGCAGCACTGTATATACCTGAACGCATTGCGTCGCCAACAACAACCCATCTACGGCACCCGGCTCGTAGAGCTACTCACCATCGGTGTCCAGGAGCGACCTTTCAAGCCCAAGCCCAAGATTCCGAAAAAAATCATTGAGTGGTTTGAGAGTGACTCTCATCTCCTACACAATGCTGTGCAAACATTGGACCGCCGAGCAGAGTCGATGGAGATGCTTATTACCAAGTTTGCATGTGTCACTCCAGCGGTTGTCACCAGAGATCTCACTCCGTTTATGCTTGGCGAGAAAGGAGTCAGTGCGTTTGAAGAAGCCGACCTCAAGCTGTCGGCGCCAGTCAAGAGGCTACCTTTCATCCCCAGCGAGCGTCCGCATGATCCATGGCACGAGGCCCGCATGCGACTATCCATACAGTTTCCTGACAAGCGCCTTCTTCAGTACGATTGTGGCAAGCTCCAAGCTCTAGACCGCCTGCTCAGGAAGCTTCAGGCCGGCGGCCACCGCGCGCTCATCTTTACGCAGATGACCAAGGTTCTGGATATCCTTGAGCAGTTCCTCAATATCCATGGCCACAAGTATCTGCGTTTGGATGGAGCCACCAAGGTGGAGCAACGCCAGATCCTGAccgaccgtttcaaccatgACCCGAGAATACTGTGCTTCATCTTGTCCACCCGATCAGGAGGTCTCGGTATCAATCTGACCGGCGCCGATACCGTCATCTTCTATGATCAAGACTGGAATCCTGCCATGGACAAGCAATGTCAGGATCGATGCCATCGTATCGGCCAGACACGAGACGTCCACATTTACCGCCTCGTCAGCGAGCACACGATCGAGGCCAACATCTTACGAAAGGCATCGCAGAAGCAGATGCTTGATGATGTTGTCATCCAGGAGGGCGAGTTCACCACCGACTACTTCAACAAGATTTCTGTCCGAGATGTCCTGCCTGAATCGGAGAGCGGAGCTGGAGCGAACTCGTTACTTGGCGAGGGCGATGCGGCGGCCAATGCGGCCATGGATCGCGTTCTCGGAGGAGTGGAGAGCACAGACACACGAACGGCTGGCAGGGCCTTGGAGCAGGCAGAGGATAAGGAGGACGTCACGGCGGCTCACGCTGCCGAGAGGGAAATCCAGCAGGACGACGCCGACTTTAGTGAAAAGCCACAGAACGCGACAACGTCGAGCACTAGGCAGGGTACGCCCGCAGACGCCCTTTTTGGAGATATGAACGCCGATCAAGCAGCAGCTGAGGGGCAGATTGAACCTACGGAGCCAGTCGAGGTCGAACACAACGCTTGGGGCGACAAGATCAAGACTGTGGACGACTACATGCTCGCTTGGATGGCCAAGCAACTGGAGGGCACGCCTTTGGATCTTCCCAAGGACAAAAAGAAGAGCAAGAAGAAGGGGAAAGACACGAGAAAGCGTTGA